Proteins from a genomic interval of Mycobacterium conspicuum:
- a CDS encoding PE family protein, translated as MVSSLLAAPQLLADAASDLAGLGSTIKTANAEAAAPTTGLLPAAADEISTEIASLFSAHGHGFQRLSAQVAAFHEQFVGSLSASAKAYAAAEANIAQTLRNTVSAPATAVLGHPLAGNAVSGAPGPGGGSALAASGGGPLGQAARSALHLSPTGGALGASQLPKLLSGLTNSAAHPAAGNNIATAIENAYLAIEPWVYYGFELVVYAANYVIPFGLANQILYFYNLFEPMVQSGLFNILDWLSGAITFSQGVANFVAATNASINAFINTEINWFLSFFPPLPPLPPWWPF; from the coding sequence ATGGTGTCCTCGTTGCTCGCGGCACCGCAATTGCTGGCCGACGCCGCATCGGACCTGGCCGGCCTCGGCTCGACGATCAAAACGGCCAACGCGGAGGCCGCCGCCCCCACGACCGGGCTGCTGCCCGCCGCCGCCGACGAGATATCGACGGAGATCGCCTCGTTGTTCTCGGCGCACGGGCACGGGTTTCAGCGGTTGAGCGCGCAGGTCGCCGCGTTTCACGAGCAGTTCGTCGGGTCCCTGAGCGCCAGCGCCAAGGCCTATGCGGCCGCGGAAGCCAACATCGCGCAGACCCTGCGGAACACGGTGAGCGCGCCCGCCACGGCGGTGCTCGGGCATCCGCTCGCCGGCAACGCGGTCTCCGGCGCCCCGGGCCCCGGCGGCGGCTCTGCCCTGGCCGCGAGCGGCGGCGGGCCCCTCGGCCAGGCCGCCCGCAGCGCACTGCACCTGTCGCCAACCGGCGGTGCCCTCGGCGCAAGCCAGCTGCCCAAATTGTTGTCGGGCCTGACCAACTCGGCGGCGCACCCGGCGGCGGGCAACAACATCGCCACCGCGATCGAGAACGCCTACCTGGCCATCGAACCGTGGGTGTACTACGGCTTCGAGCTTGTCGTCTACGCCGCGAACTACGTGATCCCCTTCGGGTTGGCGAATCAGATCCTGTACTTCTACAACCTCTTCGAGCCCATGGTGCAGAGCGGGTTGTTCAACATCCTTGACTGGCTGTCCGGGGCGATCACCTTCAGCCAAGGGGTGGCCAATTTCGTCGCGGCAACGAACGCCTCGATCAACGCGTTCATCAACACCGAGATCAACTGGTTCCTCAGCTTCTTCCCGCCGCTGCCGCCGCTGCCACCGTGGTGGCCGTTCTAG
- the mshB gene encoding N-acetyl-1-D-myo-inositol-2-amino-2-deoxy-alpha-D-glucopyranoside deacetylase — MAETARLLFVHAHPDDESLNNGATIAHYVAAGAQVRVVTCTLGEEGEVIGERWAALAVDHADQLGGYRVGELTAALRALGVDEPIYLGGAGRWRDSGMEGTEPRDRQRFTRFVDADEREAVGALVAIIREQRPHVVVTYDPNGGYGHPDHVRAHAVTTAAVAAAGSANGDYPGEPWTVPKFYWTVLARSAFKTAYDGLDGSDVLPEWTVPKLEDVPFGYADEDIDAVVEAGPDAHAAKVAALTAHATQVAVGPTGRVCAVSNNFAMPILADEHYVLVGGAPGERDERGWETDLLAGLGLDGAASR, encoded by the coding sequence ATGGCCGAGACGGCGCGGCTGCTCTTTGTGCACGCGCACCCTGACGACGAGAGTCTAAACAACGGTGCCACCATCGCGCATTACGTCGCCGCGGGGGCGCAGGTCCGGGTCGTCACGTGCACGCTCGGCGAGGAGGGCGAGGTCATCGGGGAGCGGTGGGCCGCGCTCGCCGTCGATCACGCGGACCAACTCGGTGGCTACCGGGTCGGCGAGCTCACCGCGGCGCTGCGCGCGCTGGGCGTCGACGAACCCATCTACCTCGGCGGCGCGGGCCGCTGGCGCGACTCCGGGATGGAGGGCACCGAGCCGCGGGATCGGCAGCGATTCACCCGATTCGTCGACGCCGACGAACGCGAGGCGGTTGGTGCGCTCGTCGCGATCATCCGGGAGCAGCGTCCGCATGTCGTGGTCACCTACGACCCCAACGGCGGCTACGGCCATCCCGACCACGTGCGCGCCCACGCCGTCACGACGGCCGCGGTGGCCGCCGCCGGTTCGGCGAACGGCGACTATCCCGGCGAGCCTTGGACGGTGCCGAAGTTCTACTGGACGGTCCTGGCCCGGAGCGCGTTCAAGACCGCGTACGACGGGCTGGACGGTAGCGATGTGCTGCCCGAGTGGACGGTCCCGAAATTGGAAGACGTCCCGTTCGGATACGCCGACGAGGACATTGACGCCGTCGTCGAGGCCGGCCCGGATGCGCACGCCGCCAAGGTGGCCGCGCTGACCGCGCACGCCACGCAGGTCGCCGTCGGCCCGACGGGCCGGGTGTGCGCCGTGTCGAACAACTTCGCGATGCCGATCCTGGCCGACGAGCACTATGTCCTCGTCGGCGGCGCCCCGGGAGAACGCGACGAGCGCGGCTGGGAAACGGATCTGCTCGCCGGGCTGGGTTTGGATGGGGCCGCTTCGCGGTAG
- a CDS encoding TetR/AcrR family transcriptional regulator, whose protein sequence is MAQPSQVRTHTVRSRRRGAVLEHALYEATLAELTEVGYGGLTMEGIAARARTGKAALYRRWASKCELVHAALVFALPPVPEPRPGRSARDNLLAMFISHRDMLAGKTAFPAMEVIHQLLHEPEMRTIFADAVVAPRLKILESILQTAVADGDIDPATITPLTGRVGPALINQHFMLKGEPPNRRELALIVDTVIPPRRH, encoded by the coding sequence ATGGCGCAGCCCAGCCAAGTCCGCACCCACACCGTCCGCAGTCGCCGGCGGGGTGCGGTGCTCGAACATGCGCTCTACGAGGCCACGCTGGCCGAACTGACCGAGGTCGGGTACGGCGGGCTGACCATGGAAGGGATCGCGGCGCGCGCCCGCACCGGCAAGGCGGCGCTGTACCGGCGCTGGGCCAGCAAATGCGAGCTGGTGCACGCGGCTTTGGTGTTCGCGCTGCCGCCGGTCCCCGAGCCGCGCCCGGGCCGGTCGGCGCGGGACAACCTGTTGGCGATGTTCATCTCGCACCGCGACATGCTGGCCGGCAAGACGGCGTTTCCCGCCATGGAGGTCATCCACCAGCTGCTGCACGAACCCGAGATGCGCACCATCTTCGCCGACGCGGTGGTGGCGCCGCGGCTGAAAATCCTCGAGTCGATCCTGCAAACCGCCGTCGCCGACGGCGACATCGACCCGGCCACCATCACCCCGCTGACCGGACGGGTCGGACCGGCGTTGATCAATCAGCACTTCATGCTCAAGGGCGAACCACCGAACCGGCGCGAGCTCGCGCTCATCGTCGATACCGTCATCCCGCCCAGACGGCACTGA
- a CDS encoding ABC transporter family substrate-binding protein produces the protein MRGVPQRIRRVVLTVGVLTSLVGLALAACTVNPPPAPQSTDTPHNSPPPPQRVTQIIMGIDSIGAGFNPHLLSDLSPVNAAISALVLPSAFRPVPDPASPTGSRWEMDPTLLVSADVTNQNPFTVTYKIRPEAQWTDNAPIGADDFWYLWRQMASQPGVVDPAGYDLITGVQSLEGGKQAVVTFAQPYPAWKELFNNLLPAHIVKDAPGGFAAGLARAMPVTGGQFRVENIDPQRDELLIARNDRYWGPPAKPALILFRRAGAPAALADSVRNGDTQVAQVHGGSTSFAQLSAIPDVRTARIVTPRVMQLTLRANEPKLEDPQVRKAILGLLDVDLLAAVGAGSDNTVTLDQAQIRSPSDPGYEPTAPPAITTPAALALFTAAGFQVETSTGASSTPPTTTSTTAPVNPGPPEVIRGRISKDGKQLSLVIGVAANDPTSVAVANTAADQLRNVGIAATVLALDPVTLYRDALTNHQVDAIVGWHQAGGNLATLLASRYGCPALQTTPPGVVPGAPTPVASSSTGPPTPTPQSSTPPSRPPEPGALVLAPSNLTGICDRSIQPNIDAALNGTKNINEVITAVEPRLWNMSTVLPILQDTTIVAAGPSVQNVSLSGAVPVGIVGDAGQWIKTGP, from the coding sequence CTGAGGGGCGTGCCGCAGCGAATCCGCCGCGTTGTCCTCACCGTCGGCGTGCTGACCTCGTTGGTCGGCCTGGCGTTGGCCGCGTGTACGGTCAACCCGCCGCCCGCCCCGCAAAGCACCGACACCCCGCACAACTCGCCCCCGCCGCCGCAGCGGGTCACCCAGATCATCATGGGCATCGACTCGATCGGTGCCGGGTTCAACCCGCATCTGCTGTCGGACCTGTCGCCGGTGAACGCGGCGATCAGCGCGCTGGTATTACCGAGCGCGTTCCGTCCGGTCCCCGATCCCGCCTCGCCGACGGGTTCGCGCTGGGAAATGGACCCCACCCTGTTGGTGTCGGCGGACGTGACCAACCAGAACCCGTTCACGGTCACCTACAAGATCCGGCCCGAGGCGCAGTGGACCGACAACGCGCCGATCGGCGCCGACGACTTCTGGTACCTGTGGCGACAGATGGCCAGTCAGCCCGGGGTGGTCGACCCGGCCGGCTACGACCTGATCACCGGGGTCCAGTCGCTCGAAGGCGGCAAGCAGGCCGTCGTCACCTTCGCGCAGCCGTATCCCGCGTGGAAGGAGCTGTTCAACAACCTGCTGCCGGCCCACATCGTCAAGGACGCGCCGGGCGGTTTCGCCGCCGGGCTGGCGCGGGCGATGCCGGTCACCGGCGGGCAGTTCCGGGTGGAGAACATCGACCCGCAGCGCGACGAGCTGCTGATCGCCCGCAACGACCGCTACTGGGGGCCGCCCGCGAAACCCGCCCTGATCCTGTTTCGTCGCGCCGGCGCACCGGCCGCGCTGGCCGATTCGGTGCGCAACGGCGACACCCAGGTGGCCCAGGTGCACGGCGGGTCGACGTCGTTCGCCCAGCTGTCGGCGATCCCGGACGTGCGGACCGCGCGGATCGTGACACCGCGGGTCATGCAGCTCACGCTGCGCGCCAACGAGCCCAAGTTGGAGGACCCGCAGGTGCGCAAGGCGATCCTGGGGCTGCTCGACGTCGACCTGCTGGCCGCCGTGGGGGCGGGCAGCGACAACACCGTCACGCTGGACCAGGCGCAGATCCGATCGCCGAGCGACCCCGGCTATGAGCCGACCGCGCCGCCCGCCATCACCACACCGGCGGCCCTGGCATTGTTCACGGCCGCCGGTTTCCAGGTCGAGACCAGCACGGGGGCATCTTCGACGCCACCGACGACCACGTCGACGACCGCGCCGGTGAACCCCGGACCGCCCGAGGTCATCCGCGGCCGGATCAGCAAGGACGGCAAGCAGCTGTCGCTGGTGATCGGGGTGGCGGCGAACGATCCGACCTCGGTGGCGGTGGCCAACACGGCGGCCGACCAGTTGCGCAACGTCGGCATCGCCGCGACCGTCTTGGCCCTGGACCCGGTGACGCTGTATCGCGACGCGCTGACCAACCATCAGGTGGACGCCATCGTGGGCTGGCATCAGGCCGGCGGGAATCTGGCCACGCTGCTGGCCTCGCGGTACGGCTGCCCCGCGCTGCAGACGACCCCACCCGGGGTGGTGCCCGGCGCGCCGACGCCCGTCGCGTCGTCGTCGACCGGGCCGCCCACCCCCACGCCGCAGAGCTCGACCCCGCCCAGCCGCCCGCCCGAGCCCGGCGCGCTGGTGCTGGCGCCGTCGAACCTCACCGGGATCTGCGACCGCAGCATCCAGCCGAACATCGACGCCGCCCTCAACGGGACCAAGAACATCAACGAGGTGATCACCGCGGTCGAGCCGCGACTGTGGAACATGTCGACGGTGCTGCCGATCCTGCAGGACACCACGATCGTGGCCGCGGGCCCGAGCGTGCAGAATGTCAGCCTCTCGGGCGCGGTGCCGGTCGGCATCGTCGGCGACGCCGGTCAATGGATCAAGACCGGGCCGTGA
- the typA gene encoding translational GTPase TypA, translating to MPFRNVAIVAHVDHGKTTLVDAMLRQSGALHERGDLQERVMDTGDLEREKGITILAKNTAVHRHDRDGSVTVINVIDTPGHADFGGEVERGLSMVDGVLLLVDASEGPLPQTRFVLRKALAAHLPVILVVNKTDRPDARIAEVVEASHDLLLDVASDLDDEAAKAAEHALGLPTLYASGRAGVASTTAPADGEIPDGTNLDPLFEVLEKYVPPPQGDPEAPLQALVTNLDASTFLGRLALIRIYNGRIRKGQQVAWMREVDGLPVITNAKITELLATEGVERSPTDEAIAGDIVAVAGLPEIMIGDTLADPEHAHALPRITVDEPAISVTIGTNTSPLAGKVPGHKLTARMVRNRLDAELVGNVSIRVVDIGRPDAWEVQGRGELALAVLVEQMRREGFELTVGKPQVVTRTIDGKLHEPFEAMTIDCPEEFVGAITQLMAGRKGRMEEMKNHAAGWVRMDFIVPSRGLIGFRTDFLTLTRGTGIANAVFDGYRPWAGEIRARHTGSLVSDRSGTITPFALLGLADRGQFFVEPGQDTYEGMVVGINPRAEDLDVNVTREKKLTNMRSSTADVMETLAKALELDLEQAMEFCASDECVEVTPEVVRVRKVELDATSRARSRARAKARG from the coding sequence GTGCCATTCCGTAATGTCGCCATCGTCGCGCACGTCGACCACGGCAAGACAACCCTGGTCGACGCGATGCTGCGGCAATCCGGCGCGCTGCATGAACGCGGTGACCTGCAGGAACGCGTGATGGACACCGGCGACCTGGAACGCGAAAAGGGCATCACCATCCTGGCCAAGAACACCGCCGTCCATCGCCACGACAGGGACGGGTCGGTGACTGTGATCAACGTCATCGACACCCCGGGCCACGCCGACTTCGGCGGCGAGGTGGAGCGCGGCCTGTCGATGGTGGACGGGGTGCTGCTGCTCGTCGACGCGTCGGAGGGCCCGCTGCCGCAGACCCGGTTCGTGCTGCGCAAGGCGCTGGCCGCGCACCTGCCGGTGATCCTCGTCGTCAACAAGACCGACCGGCCCGACGCCCGGATCGCCGAGGTCGTCGAGGCCAGCCACGACCTGCTGCTCGACGTCGCGTCCGACCTCGACGACGAGGCCGCCAAGGCCGCCGAGCACGCGCTGGGCCTGCCGACGCTGTACGCGTCCGGCCGCGCCGGCGTGGCCAGCACCACGGCGCCCGCCGACGGCGAGATCCCCGACGGCACCAACCTGGACCCGCTGTTCGAGGTCCTAGAGAAATACGTGCCGCCGCCGCAGGGCGACCCGGAGGCGCCGCTGCAGGCGCTGGTCACCAACCTGGATGCGTCGACGTTTTTGGGCCGGCTGGCGCTGATCCGGATCTACAACGGACGCATCCGCAAGGGCCAGCAGGTCGCGTGGATGCGCGAGGTCGACGGGCTGCCCGTGATCACCAACGCCAAGATCACCGAGCTGCTGGCGACCGAGGGCGTCGAGCGCAGCCCCACCGACGAGGCCATCGCCGGCGACATCGTCGCCGTGGCCGGGCTGCCCGAGATCATGATCGGCGACACGCTGGCCGACCCCGAGCATGCCCACGCGCTGCCGCGCATCACCGTCGACGAGCCGGCGATCTCGGTCACCATCGGCACCAACACCTCGCCGCTGGCGGGCAAGGTGCCCGGACACAAGCTGACCGCACGCATGGTCCGCAACCGGCTGGACGCCGAACTGGTCGGCAACGTGTCGATCCGGGTGGTCGACATCGGCCGCCCGGACGCCTGGGAGGTGCAGGGCCGCGGCGAGCTGGCGCTGGCCGTGCTGGTCGAACAGATGCGTCGGGAAGGGTTCGAGCTGACCGTCGGCAAGCCGCAGGTCGTCACCCGCACCATCGACGGCAAGCTGCACGAGCCGTTCGAGGCGATGACGATCGACTGTCCCGAGGAGTTCGTCGGCGCGATCACCCAACTGATGGCCGGGCGCAAGGGCCGCATGGAGGAGATGAAAAACCATGCGGCGGGATGGGTTCGGATGGATTTCATCGTGCCCAGCCGCGGCCTGATCGGCTTTCGCACCGACTTCCTCACGCTCACCCGCGGCACCGGGATCGCCAACGCCGTGTTCGACGGCTACCGCCCGTGGGCCGGCGAGATCCGGGCCCGGCACACCGGGTCGCTGGTGTCCGACCGGTCCGGCACCATCACGCCGTTCGCACTGCTCGGGCTCGCCGACCGGGGCCAGTTCTTCGTCGAGCCGGGCCAGGACACCTACGAGGGCATGGTCGTCGGGATCAATCCGCGCGCCGAGGACCTCGACGTTAACGTCACCCGGGAGAAGAAGCTGACCAACATGCGGTCCTCGACCGCGGACGTGATGGAGACGCTGGCCAAGGCGCTCGAACTCGACCTGGAGCAGGCCATGGAGTTCTGCGCGTCCGACGAGTGCGTCGAGGTGACCCCCGAGGTGGTGCGCGTCCGCAAGGTCGAGTTGGATGCCACGTCGCGGGCACGCAGCCGCGCGCGGGCGAAGGCCCGAGGCTAG
- the narI gene encoding respiratory nitrate reductase subunit gamma, whose product MFSNVLFWDIAPYVTLSVLIVGTWWRYRYDKFGWTSRSSQVYESRLLRIASPMFHFGILAVFAGHVMGLFIPPRVTHMLKMSDHAYHMQAVAAGSMAGLATLLGMGLLIYRRFTRPAVSAATTRSDKVMYVVLVLAIVVGLYCDLIGTGPHGGEFHYRYTVGLWFRRIWIFQPHGEVMINAPLDYQLHALIGMVLFTLLPFTRLVHIFSAPIAYLFRPYIVYRSRDVAAEGRLVASAPPRRGW is encoded by the coding sequence GTGTTTAGCAACGTCCTGTTCTGGGACATCGCCCCCTACGTCACGCTGTCGGTGCTGATCGTCGGGACCTGGTGGCGGTACCGCTACGACAAGTTCGGCTGGACGTCCCGGTCGTCGCAGGTCTACGAGTCGCGGCTGCTGCGCATCGCCAGCCCGATGTTTCACTTCGGCATCCTGGCGGTGTTCGCCGGACACGTGATGGGGCTGTTCATCCCGCCGCGCGTGACGCACATGCTCAAGATGAGCGACCACGCCTACCACATGCAGGCGGTCGCGGCCGGGTCGATGGCGGGCTTGGCGACGCTGCTCGGAATGGGGCTGCTGATCTACCGGCGCTTCACCCGCCCGGCGGTGTCGGCGGCCACCACCCGCAGCGACAAGGTGATGTATGTGGTGCTGGTGCTGGCGATCGTGGTGGGCCTGTACTGCGACCTGATCGGCACCGGGCCGCACGGCGGCGAGTTCCACTACCGCTACACCGTCGGCCTGTGGTTCCGCCGGATCTGGATATTTCAGCCGCACGGGGAGGTGATGATCAACGCGCCGCTGGACTACCAGCTGCACGCCCTGATCGGCATGGTGCTGTTCACCCTGTTGCCGTTCACCCGTCTGGTGCACATCTTCAGCGCGCCGATCGCCTACCTGTTCCGGCCCTACATCGTCTATCGCAGCCGCGACGTGGCCGCCGAGGGCCGACTGGTCGCTTCGGCGCCGCCCCGACGGGGCTGGTAG
- the narJ gene encoding nitrate reductase molybdenum cofactor assembly chaperone, whose product MRLRSALRERPGTRTMQDRLVWQAASLLLAYPDDGQAERLDIVDELLGHINGPVAELLEKTVTALRAREPMAAAVDYVETFDMRRRATMYLTYWTAGDTRNRGREMLAFASAYRAAGVQPPRTEAPDHLPVVLEFAATVDPEAGRRLLTEHRVPIDVLRGALAEANSPYEPTVAAVCATLPAVTDQEVRRAERLAKAGPPAESVGLQPFTLTVPPRKGTPSV is encoded by the coding sequence ATGAGGCTGCGGTCCGCGCTGCGGGAACGCCCGGGCACCCGGACGATGCAGGACCGGCTGGTGTGGCAGGCGGCGTCGCTGCTGCTGGCCTACCCGGACGACGGGCAGGCCGAGCGGCTCGACATCGTCGACGAGCTGCTGGGGCACATCAACGGCCCGGTGGCCGAGCTGCTGGAAAAAACCGTCACGGCCCTGCGGGCCCGCGAGCCGATGGCCGCCGCGGTGGACTACGTCGAAACCTTCGACATGCGCCGGCGCGCCACCATGTACCTCACCTACTGGACCGCGGGGGACACCCGCAACCGCGGCCGGGAGATGCTGGCGTTCGCCTCCGCCTACCGTGCGGCGGGCGTGCAGCCGCCGCGCACCGAGGCCCCCGACCACCTGCCCGTCGTGCTGGAATTCGCCGCCACCGTCGACCCCGAGGCCGGGCGGCGCCTGCTGACCGAACACCGGGTACCGATCGACGTGCTGCGCGGCGCGTTGGCCGAGGCCAACTCGCCCTACGAGCCCACCGTGGCGGCGGTCTGCGCGACGCTGCCGGCCGTCACCGACCAGGAGGTGCGCCGCGCCGAACGCTTGGCGAAAGCCGGTCCGCCAGCGGAATCCGTTGGCCTGCAACCGTTTACGTTGACCGTCCCGCCCCGCAAAGGAACCCCAAGTGTTTAG
- the narH gene encoding nitrate reductase subunit beta: MKVMAQLAMVMNLDKCIGCHTCSVTCKQAWTNRSGTEYVWFNNVETRPGQGYPRTYEDQERWRGGWIRDKKGRLRLRDGGRIAKLLRIFANPRLPLIDDYYEPWTYDYENLTNAPAGDTFPTAAPRSQISGKPMKVSWGPNWDDNLAGSPETLEKDPILKKVNEEIKLKLEETFMFYLPRICEHCLNPSCVASCPSGAMYKRSEDGIVLVDQDRCRGWRMCVSGCPYKKVYFNHKTGKAEKCTLCYPRMEVGLPTICSETCVGRLRYLGLVLYDADRVLEAASVEKDTDLYAAQCRILLDPNDPEVIAAARAEGISDEWIDAAQRSPVHALINKYKVALPLHPEYRTMPMVWYIPPLSPVVDAVSRDGHDGEELGNLFGALDALRIPMQYLAELFTAGDTGVVEGVLRRLAAMRSYMRDINLGRETQPHIAHAVGMTEEQIYEMYRLLAIAKYEERYVIPTAFSPQAHDLEQMGCSLDGDGGPGMYESEPAPVSVETFHAQQRSQGSRVNLLNWDGGKVPAGMFPDGNPR; the protein is encoded by the coding sequence ATGAAGGTCATGGCGCAGCTGGCGATGGTGATGAACCTGGACAAGTGCATCGGCTGCCACACCTGCTCGGTCACCTGCAAGCAGGCCTGGACCAACCGCTCCGGCACCGAGTATGTCTGGTTCAACAACGTGGAAACCCGTCCCGGCCAAGGCTATCCGCGCACCTACGAAGATCAGGAGCGGTGGCGCGGCGGCTGGATACGCGACAAGAAGGGCCGGCTCCGGTTGCGCGACGGCGGGCGCATCGCCAAGCTGTTGCGCATCTTCGCCAATCCGCGCCTGCCCCTCATCGACGACTACTACGAGCCCTGGACCTACGACTACGAAAACCTGACCAACGCGCCCGCGGGTGACACCTTCCCGACGGCCGCGCCCAGGAGCCAGATCAGCGGCAAGCCGATGAAGGTGTCCTGGGGTCCCAACTGGGACGACAACCTGGCCGGATCACCGGAAACCTTGGAAAAGGACCCGATCCTGAAGAAGGTCAACGAAGAGATCAAGCTCAAGCTCGAAGAGACCTTCATGTTCTACCTGCCGCGCATCTGCGAGCACTGCCTCAACCCCTCCTGTGTGGCGTCGTGCCCGTCGGGTGCGATGTACAAGCGCAGCGAGGACGGCATCGTGCTGGTGGACCAGGACCGCTGCCGCGGCTGGCGGATGTGTGTGTCCGGATGTCCCTACAAGAAGGTGTATTTCAACCACAAGACCGGCAAGGCGGAAAAGTGCACGCTGTGCTATCCGCGGATGGAGGTCGGCCTGCCGACCATCTGCTCGGAGACCTGCGTGGGGCGGCTGCGCTACCTGGGCCTGGTGCTGTACGACGCCGATAGGGTGCTGGAGGCGGCGTCGGTGGAAAAGGACACCGACCTGTATGCGGCGCAGTGCCGAATCCTGTTGGACCCCAACGATCCCGAGGTGATCGCCGCAGCGCGCGCGGAGGGGATTTCCGACGAGTGGATCGATGCCGCGCAGCGCTCCCCGGTGCACGCGCTGATCAACAAGTACAAGGTGGCGTTGCCGCTGCACCCGGAGTACCGCACCATGCCGATGGTCTGGTACATCCCGCCGCTGTCGCCGGTGGTCGACGCGGTCAGCCGCGACGGCCACGACGGCGAGGAACTCGGCAACCTGTTCGGCGCGCTGGACGCGCTGCGCATCCCGATGCAGTATCTGGCGGAACTGTTCACCGCCGGGGACACCGGCGTGGTGGAAGGGGTGCTGCGGCGGCTGGCCGCGATGCGTTCGTACATGCGCGACATCAATCTCGGCCGGGAGACCCAACCGCACATCGCGCACGCGGTGGGGATGACCGAGGAACAGATCTACGAGATGTACCGGTTGCTGGCCATCGCGAAATACGAAGAGCGCTATGTCATTCCGACCGCGTTCAGCCCGCAGGCCCACGACCTGGAGCAGATGGGCTGCTCGTTGGACGGCGACGGCGGCCCGGGCATGTACGAATCCGAACCGGCGCCCGTGTCGGTGGAGACGTTCCACGCTCAGCAACGCTCCCAGGGGTCCAGGGTGAACCTGCTCAACTGGGATGGCGGCAAGGTGCCCGCCGGAATGTTTCCCGACGGGAACCCGCGATGA